A genomic region of Arachis stenosperma cultivar V10309 chromosome 9, arast.V10309.gnm1.PFL2, whole genome shotgun sequence contains the following coding sequences:
- the LOC130949858 gene encoding zinc finger BED domain-containing protein RICESLEEPER 2-like has protein sequence MKISKPENQLLVSASNENTNNIQNEELLLSIDGISSPEIQVELEAEALDNNEGENQSREDEEAEDNEDEGVIHNNKRKKTSFVWQHFKEVKLSNGVVKNQCVHCKRKYAVTDLKATSQLNRHLKNNCPGYRKMMLAKQKKLNFPQSNSAEHPNVIGPMLVTPGGKYDHARQREATSHWLMMHEHSFSIVEEFGFLLMMKCNNTSYEKIGRKTLKSDCLKVYEAEKKKLKASLKDVSKISLTTNLWKSQNQKIEYMVITGHYVDTNWVLQKRVLSFVHVPPPRRGVDIADAIFKCLIEWGIESKIYSISVDNASYNDSCLRTLKDMISRHRKLLCGGKLFHVRCCAHILNLLVQDGLGEIAGTIENIRESVKFINQSEARLRTFSDIVQQLQLPGRKLILDCPTRWNSTYQMISTALHFKEVFPRFQDREPNYRYLPDPEESEKVEKIVEVLQVINCATNIISGSEYPTANLYLAEVFRIKLILDEAVSSGPFFMKEMAAKMKLKFDKYWSECNLLMAVATVLDPRCKLTGLKMCFQQIYGQEATRNMTLVHQILTEMYQEYVILSNEQEGSTSSSASGESSINSTMQSSNSSQTGWSIMINFVKDEEAVPALKSELETYLDEPKYFQREHDVTSFSALEWWKVNRGKYRILSRMAADVLAIPISTVASESTFSAGGRVIDTFRSSLSPTTVEALICGGDWLRVFYGLRNKSKVEDSSVEIALPI, from the coding sequence ATGAAAATTTCTAAACCTGAAAATCAATTGTTAGTGTCTGCTTCAAATGAAAACACAAATAATATACAAAATGAAGAACTACTTCTTTCTATTGATGGAATATCATCACCAGAAATACAAGTAGAACTTGAAGCAGAAGCATTAGACAACAATGAAGGAGAAAATCAAAgtagagaagatgaagaggcaGAAGACAATGAAGATGAAGGTGTTATTCACAATAATAAAAGGAAGAAAACCTCCTTTGTCTGGCAACATTTTAAAGAAGTGAAATTGTCTAATGGGGTTGTGAAGAATCAATGTGTTCATTGCAAAAGAAAATATGCAGTAACTGACTTAAAAGCTACAAGTCAATTAAATAGGCATTTGAAGAACAATTGTCCTGGCTACAGAAAAATGATGTTggcaaaacaaaaaaaattgaacttCCCTCAAAGCAATTCAGCAGAGCATCCAAATGTCATTGGTCCTATGTTAGTAACTCCTGGTGGAAAGTATGATCATGCAAGACAAAGAGAAGCAACATCACATTGGTTAATGATGCACGAGCATTCATTCAGCATTGTTGAAGAATTTGGTTTTTTATTGATGATGAAGTGCAATAATACTTCTTATGAGAAGATTGGTAGAAAAACGCTGAAAAGTGATTGTCTCAAAGTATATGAAGCTGAAAAGAAGAAGTTAAAGGCAAGTTTAAAAGATGTGAGTAAAATCAGTTTAACTACTAATTTGTGGAAATCACAGAACCAGAAAATTGAGTATATGGTTATCACAGGTCATTACGTTGATACAAATTGGGTACTGCAAAAACGAGTTCTTAGTTTTGTTCATGTTCCTCCACCTCGACGTGGTGTTGATATTGCAGATGCCATTTTCAAATGTCTTATTGAATGGGGTATCGAATCAAAGATTTATTCTATATCTGTAGATAATGCATCCTATAATGACTCATGCTTAAGGACATTGAAGGACATGATTTCAAGGCATAGAAAATTGCTTTGTGGAGGAAAGTTGTTTCATGTGCGATGTTGTGCACACATCTTAAACTTACTCGTTCAAGATGGATTGGGAGAAATAGCAGGAACAATTGAAAATATACGTGAAAGTGTGAAGTTTATCAATCAGTCTGAGGCAAGGTTGCGTACATTCTCTGATATTGTTCAACAATTGCAACTTCCTGGgagaaaattgattcttgactGTCCTACACGATGGAATTCAACTTATCAAATGATATCTACAGCATTGCACTTTAAGGAAGTCTTCCCTCGATTCCAAGATCGTGAGCCAAATTATAGATATCTTCCTGACCCTGAAGAATCGgaaaaagttgaaaaaataGTTGAAGTTCTACAAGTGATCAATTGTGCAACCAATATCATATCTGGAAGTGAATATCCTACTGCCAACCTTTATCTTGCTGAGGTATTTCGcattaaattaattttggatgAAGCTGTTAGTAGTGGACCTTTTTTCATGAAGGAAATGGCTGCCAAAATGAAACTGAAGTTTGATAAATATTGGAGTGAATGTAACCTTCTCATGGCTGTTGCTACTGTTTTGGATCCCAGATGCAAATTAACAGGTCTTAAAATGTGCTTTCAGCAGATATATGGGCAAGAAGCTACAAGAAATATGACATTGGTGCATCAAATCTTGACAGAAATGTATCAAGAGTATGTCATTCTATCCAATGAGCAAGAAGGATCAACTTCATCGAGTGCAAGTGGTGAAAGTAGTATCAACTCTACAATGCAAAGTTCAAACTCCTCACAAACTGGGTGGTCaataatgataaattttgtAAAGGATGAAGAAGCAGTTCCAGCTTTAAAATCTGAATTAGAGACTTACTTGGATGaaccaaaatattttcaaaGAGAACATGATGTAACTAGCTTTAGTGCTTTAGAATGGTGGAAGGTAAATCGTGGAAAATATAGGATATTATCTAGAATGGCAGCTGATGTTCTTGCTATTCCAATCTCAACTGTGGCATCAGAGTCAACTTTTAGTGCTGGTGGAAGGGTAATTGATACATTTCGATCCTCACTAAGTCCGACTACAGTTGAAGCTTTAATTTGTGGAGGAGATTGGCTTCGAGTTTTTTATGGCCTAAGAAACAAGTCTAAGGTTGAAGATAGCTCTGTGGAGATTGCATTACCAATTTAA